CTTCGTCGCGGTGAAAAGAAGACACTCGTGGTCGGGATGGGTCACGGATCATGCACATGCGAAGGCGCCGCTTTTGAATATGCCTTCAATGTCGAACACGAGCTCAGGCAGGCCGGTGTTCGTGACAACGCTGAAGTCGTGTACCTATCCAACGAATACGAGCTCGGTGACTTCGGCGTCGATGGCATGAAGTTCTCACAAAGCGGATATCTCACCAACTCTAAGATCTGGACTGAGTCACTGTTTCGCGAACGAGGCGTGAAGGCAATCCTTGGTGCCCACGTGGAACGTGTCGACCCAGACACGGTGCATTATGAGCAACTCGACGGCACAAAGGGGTCGATCAACTACGACTTTGCGATGTTGCTCCCTCCCTTTCGCGGCGTCGATCTGAAAGCCTTCGACCGATCCGGACAAGATATCACCCAAGAGTTGTTTGCGCCCAATGGTTTTCTGCGCGTTGACGCCGACTACTCTGCCAAGCCCTACGAAGACTGGAGCGCCGCTGATTGGCCAAAGACCTACCAAAGCCCGTTGTATGACAATCTCTTTGGCATCGGTATCGCCTTCGCACCACCCCATCCGATCTCTAGGCCACGCACCAGCGTGAATGGGACCGTGATCTCCCCCGCCCCACCGCGAACCGGGATGCCCTCTGGAGTCATGGGACGTGTGGTTGCAGAAAACATCGCCCAAAGGTTGCGGAGCGGCTCCACAGCGAGCCCCAAGACTGCCTCCATGGCTACGATGGGTGCCGCCTGTATCGCCTCAGCGGGGGCTAACCTCCGCACTGGGTCCGCCGCGGCCATGACCATGTTCCCGATCGTTCCTGACTACCAGAAGTATCCGCTCACCGGTAGGGACACCAAGTCAACGACTGGGGAAATCGGACGCAGTGGACACTGGACGAAGCTCCTGCTTCACTACCTCTTCATCTACAAGGCTCGGGCCCTGCCTGGCTGGTATCTCATCCCGGAATGATGTTGAATCAACTCGTAGCTCTGCGCTCAAAAAGACACAACGGAGGACATAACTATGGATAACGCCAACCAAGACATCGCCAACGCGCCACTGCCGACACGACGAACCCTGCAAACCCGCCGGAGCCTAACGTATCAACTGCTTCGCTTCGCACTGTTCAACGTTCGCATGTTGAGAATGGTGGGCAAAGGGCACGAGTGAACAACCTCTCCCTGGAGGTATATACCTCGCTGATTCATCACAACCAAATGGCAATCG
This sequence is a window from Ferrimicrobium sp.. Protein-coding genes within it:
- a CDS encoding FAD-dependent oxidoreductase, translated to MARIVILGAGISGHTAALHLKRKLKDEHEVVVVSPNADWNWIPSNIWVGVGKMTTSQVTFPLAPIYRRKRIDFRQAKAVAIWPQGNETNPQGAVEIVYTDAKRQGQTELLRYDFLINATGPKLNFEATPGLGPDHNSWSVCTADHAAKTSEAFAEIVSALRRGEKKTLVVGMGHGSCTCEGAAFEYAFNVEHELRQAGVRDNAEVVYLSNEYELGDFGVDGMKFSQSGYLTNSKIWTESLFRERGVKAILGAHVERVDPDTVHYEQLDGTKGSINYDFAMLLPPFRGVDLKAFDRSGQDITQELFAPNGFLRVDADYSAKPYEDWSAADWPKTYQSPLYDNLFGIGIAFAPPHPISRPRTSVNGTVISPAPPRTGMPSGVMGRVVAENIAQRLRSGSTASPKTASMATMGAACIASAGANLRTGSAAAMTMFPIVPDYQKYPLTGRDTKSTTGEIGRSGHWTKLLLHYLFIYKARALPGWYLIPE